One part of the Coffea eugenioides isolate CCC68of chromosome 10, Ceug_1.0, whole genome shotgun sequence genome encodes these proteins:
- the LOC113750614 gene encoding protein SRC2-like: MDCRKFEITLLSANDLEDVRKFFKMKVYLRVSIGSSSEEAERRTPADKHGEVNPAWNFTLKYTINESMVQHFNTMLVIKLYCKRKLGDRYIGEVHTSMKDLFDYAYPLGGSAVVSYPVQKGSVNSQGVLRFSYRFGEKVFIDKPLIAESLADWSSCYACSLVSPDENSLSPVVVDVSPAEVDVSPVEVDMCY; encoded by the exons ATGGACTGCAGAAAATTTGAGATAACCCTTTTGTCAGCAAATGACTTAGAAGATGTTCGAAAATTTTTCAAGATGAAAGTTTACTTGAGGGTTTCAATAGGGAGCAGCAGCGAAGAAGCAGAGAGGAGAACTCCAGCAGACAAGCATGGTGAGGTCAACCCTGCATGGAATTTCACTTTGAAGTACACAATAAATGAGTCCATGGTACAACATTTCAACACTATGCTCGTCATTAAACTGTACTGTAAACGTAAACTAGGGGATAGGTACATAGGAGAAGTTCATACATCCATGAAAGATTTGTTTGATTATGCATATCCTCTTGGGGGCAGTGCTGTTGTGAGTTATCCTGTGCAAAAGGGTTCTGTGAATTCACAAGGAGTTTTGAGGTTTTCTTATAGATTTGGGGAAAAAGTTTTCATAGACAAGCCCCTAATAGCTGAAAGTCTTGCTGATTGGAGTTCAT GTTACGCATGCTcacttgtgtctcctgatgaaaatTCATTGTCACCTGTTGTAGTAGATGTGTCTCCTGCTGAAGTTgatgtgtctcctgttgaagtaGATATGTGTTACTAG
- the LOC113749911 gene encoding protein SRC2-like → MDCRKFEITLLSANDLEHVRKFFKMKVYLRVSIGRSSEEAERRTPADKHGEVNPAWNFTLKYTINESMVQHFNTMLVIKLYCKRKLGDRYIGEVHTSMKELFDYAYPVGGSAVVSHPVQKGSVNSQGVLRFSYRFGEKVWGKGMPRQTPVS, encoded by the exons ATGGACTGCAGAAAATTTGAGATAACCCTTTTGTCAGCAAATGACTTGGAACATGTTCGAAAATTTTTCAAGATGAAAGTTTACTTGAGGGTTTCAATAGGGAGAAGCAGCGAAGAAGCAGAGAGGAGAACTCCAGCAGACAAGCATGGCGAGGTCAACCCTGCATGGAATTTCACTTTGAAGTACACAATAAATGAGTCCATGGTACAACATTTCAACACTATGCTCGTCATTAAACTGTACTGTAAACGTAAACTAGGGGATAGGTACATAGGAGAAGTTCATACCTCCATGAAAGAATTGTTTGATTATGCATATCCTGTTGGGGGCAGTGCTGTTGTGAGTCATCCTGTGCAAAAGGGTTCTGTGAATTCACAAGGAGTTTTGAGGTTTTCTTATAGGTTTGGGGAAAAG GTTTGGGGAAAAGGTATGCCTCGACAAACTCCTGTTAGCTGA